DNA from Cutibacterium acnes:
CGTCGCTAATACTCTTCGCTGTGTCTGGTGAGCTGCACATTCACTCCACCACCAATCCTAAAGGCTGTCCCTGGCCAGCTACCGCGATTGCTGCGGCATCGGCCGACCCGGTGGACACAACGACGAGCTCCGTTGACGGAGAGCCTTGGATGAGTCCGCCCCCGCTGGTAGGCAGGCTCCGAATGATGGCGCCGCGCGTCAGGACGTGCGGAGTTCCGTCCTCGCTAGGAGAGACAACGGATACCCGCTGGCCTACCTGCAACATTCCGACCATTGATGAGTCGGCCAAGTGAATGCCGACGAGTGCTTTTCCAGACCCTACGGCGGACCCGGAGAGGACCGCTGAGGACGTCAAAATCGTTCCCTCGGTGATCCGTATCGATGCTTGGCGGCCTTCCACTTGCGCAAGAGTGGCCGTTTCGTGGGGGAGAACACCAGGATCGATCCGGACGGTGTGAAGGTCAGAGCGTTGGATGACGCGACCGCCCTCAATGGCGTGCGCGGCGACGATGACCTCACGTCCAGATGACGAGGCTGCCATTCCTGGGGATGCTACTAGAAGCACTGCGAGGGCCGCGAGAAGCGCGGCTAACCCGCGTCGGTGACGGGCCACCATGACGTGCACACGTCGCCGCGCAGGTTTATGGGTACGGCTTAGGCGTCGGGGATCCTGGGAGTACTTCGCTGTCAGTCTCACACCCACAGTTATCGGCAGGGGAGAGCAGATTTTTCAGTTATCCACAGGGCAATTTTGACGTGTTTGAGCCAAGCTCATGTCAGGATGCGCTCTCGGAGGCTTTCGCCGTCGAGGAAGATGAGGACGAGGCCGGTTCAGACTTCGTCGAGGGCTCTGAGGCCGTTGGCGAAGAGCTATCCCCGGTGGCTGCCTTTGATGCGCCCTTGGTGTGATTGTCGGTGGAGTAGAACCCTGAACCTTTGAAAACCACCCCGACCGCGCTGA
Protein-coding regions in this window:
- a CDS encoding FmdB family zinc ribbon protein; translated protein: MPTYQYQCNDCGRDLEVVQRFSDPSLTICPSCEGDLRKVFSAVGVVFKGSGFYSTDNHTKGASKAATGDSSSPTASEPSTKSEPASSSSSSTAKASESAS
- a CDS encoding SAF domain-containing protein, which produces MVARHRRGLAALLAALAVLLVASPGMAASSSGREVIVAAHAIEGGRVIQRSDLHTVRIDPGVLPHETATLAQVEGRQASIRITEGTILTSSAVLSGSAVGSGKALVGIHLADSSMVGMLQVGQRVSVVSPSEDGTPHVLTRGAIIRSLPTSGGGLIQGSPSTELVVVSTGSADAAAIAVAGQGQPLGLVVE